Sequence from the Pseudocalidococcus azoricus BACA0444 genome:
AAAAATGGCGATGTCACATGTGTCCAGAGAATATGCCCTTGGTCAATAATTTTAGAAACATAGTGAATTAAGTCGTCCGTTCTAGTTTGGCTAGCACATAAAGAATCATCACGTTTATCGATCACGAGCTTTTCAAGGCTAAGAGTCTTAGCAAACTCAATAATAGTATTATCATTGGTTGACAATACTATTGTATCAATTAAATCTACATTTGCAAGTTGATTAATTTTAATTTCGATAAGCCCATGATTGAAACCAGCAAATGGCTTTATATTTTTATTTTTTATTCGTTCACTTCCTTGTCGACAGGGTAAAAAGCACGTCACAGTCATTGAGTTAACCTACCTCATAAACACTAGTTCTCTTAATTCTATATTTAGTCGGTGTGATAGCAACAAGAGGCAATGCCCCTGGAGTTGAACTGTAAAGATTCAACAGGTAATCCATTTCATGATTTCGCAAATCATCCGATCCATAACCATCAAAGCCAGCCAGTAGGATTTTTTTAGCCCTCCCACTGGTCGCAATTGCCAAGGAGTAGGCGATAACCATAGAAGTAGGTAATATACAGTAGTTGTCTTCAAACTTAAAGGTTTCAGATTGTACTACCAAGCCAAAGTCTAAAAGCTCTTTACCTTCTAATTCATTTCTAATATCTTTAGATAACATTGAATATGGAATAACTAAGGGCTGAGATAAATTTAAGTGTTCTTGACAATCAGCTAATAAGCGAACCGGATGACATGCTGCTCTTAAGTCAATTAAATCTGAAGCAATATGAGTCTGAGTATTTAAAGCAATAACGATAGGGTGCTGAGAACTAATAAAATTTTCCAAAGCTTGCTGATGAACTTCTACTCCAGGCCCTGTTCCTAGAATTAAAACATCTCTACCGGCAATTAATGATTTTGGAGACCAAGTTCCAATAGGTTCTCCTGTATAGAAATGTCGTGCTGAATTAAGAGCATTAAGACTAAACCTCTTCCCACCTGATGATTTTAAATGATCAATTACACCTAAAATATCCTCATCCAAATAACGATTATCTGCTAGCATTTCTTGAATATAAGTCGGATGAATACCATACTTTCCGGCCAAATAATAGTACGTGTTTGTCCCCCAACCATATTCATGTTGCATTGGACTAAAGTAGTTTGAAATCAATTCCATCAGAGGTATAATGTTACATGACACATTAGGACGAATTTCAGCTAATTCAACAACAAGATACTCAGTTTTAACATTTCCGGCTCCACGTCCCATACCTGTTACAGTTCCATCAATCCAGGTAACACCATCCTTAACTGCTTGTACACAGTTAGATAATGCTCGTCCCATATTATCGTGGGTATGAATCCCTAAGTCTCCTGACCAGCCTTCACGTAGGGCATGGATAATCTGTGATGTTTGTTTAGGATTCATACTACCCATACTATCGGCAAAGTACAAAACATCTAAATGATAATGACTAGCAATTTGGGACAACTGTTGAACTTCGACTAATGAACGATCTGCAACTTGCATTAAGTTAATACCTACCTGATAGCCTTGGTCTTTCAACCATTCACATCCTAATAAAGTTTGTTCAAATTCATAGTAGTGACAAGGAATACGGACTAATGAAACTGGAGAATCACTAGCGGGCTTAAACAACTGATGAAGGGCAGGGATAATTCCATCTGCATATTTAATTAACTCACTCGCATTAACCATTACCCCAATCTTTAAGTTCTCTGGTATGGTTAGACTGCGTATAAATGTATCGGTAGTATATGCACACCCACCCAAAAAATCATCCTGAGGAAATCCACGGAAGCCCAGCTCAACATAATCCACGGAAATAGCCGCCATAGACTGAAGATAATCATGGATTAAATTTTGTGAAAAATTCCAAGAATTATAGTATCCACCATCTCTCAAAGTACAGTCTAGGAGCTTAATCATAATTACTGATTGGCGTTGTAAAGTTTTCTTTGGGTTTATGTGATTATAGCACGCACGGCACATATTTTTTACTTTTTTTGTCAATAAATAAGGTTTAGGTTTAGACAGTCTTTTGTTTGCAGTACTACGATATTTCGGTTTTGCATTTTTCATCAGTTTTGATTAATTATAGGTGACAAGTAAATAATTTGCAGAACAGAATAATATTTATAAGAAACTGATGTTATTCTTATATCTTGATTAATAAAATAGCCTTACTTATATAAAACTAAAGAAAGTGAGCGAAAGCTTTCGCCATCCATCTAATGAAAGGCCCTTGTAATAATGTTTATAATCAAGAATTTGGAAAGTACTTATCTCAGCAAAGCAGTATTAAAATAGGAAAAATGAATCATTTAAGTCTGGCATTTACATCTTTTCTACCGGGAAAATATCAGACAAAGAAAAGTATGGAAAAAGTTAATAAATAAAACTTTCAATATTTAGTTCAGTTAAAGTAGTTTATGTAATGCTATGCTTTCTTGATATAAGTAGAGTGATAGAAGTTTATATTATGTTTCAATTTTTATTGAATTTTATATTTAGAGTATTTGATAGGTTCATGCGTGATTATGAAAAATTTAAAATTAAACGTATGAAAAGCTGCTTTAAATCCTGCGGCAATAATGTTGAAATTAATAATGTGGCAATTACCCCTTGGCCAAAAGTTGAAGTTGGTGATAATGTTATCATCAATTCATATACAAATATCTTTGCTGGTGGGGGAGTAATAATTGGTTCAGGGACACTGATTTCCAGTAATTGTGTTATTGTAAGCGTAACCCATCCAACTAACACCACTGATCGGTTCAATGCAGAGTGTATTCGTAAGCCCGTTACGATTGGTCAAAATGTTTGGATTGGAGCAGGAGTGATAATTTTGCCAGGAGTATATATTGGCAACAATTCTGTTATCGGAGCTGGAGCTATTGTCACAAAAGATGTTCCCTCAAATACAGTTGTCGTTGGTAATCCAGCACGGATTTTAAGAACTATGGAATTCTAATTTTTTTATTTTTCTAAAGTTGTTAGCAGGTGATCTTTAATGTCAAGAATGCATTACAGCAGATTCGATACTAGGCTGATACAGCTAAAAGTCATCCCTTATGTGAAAAAGGATTTACTGTGCCACATGGATGCTGAAACCGCTGTATTTATCTAATACTGTAGGAAGTAATATTTTTATTTTTGAGATCTGTATTTTCAAAATATTTAAAATATGCTGAGTTATTAAGATCATAGTTACAGTGCTATCTTAAAATTCTTTGAAAAAGGCTGTAAGAGGATGCGTATATAAAATAAGCTACTAGTGCTCCTTTTAAGCTTATAGGGATTCTATTGCTATGCAATATATTATTCAAACTTCTAAACGACTTTTTAATACTTCCAATTCTAAGTCTCCATTTTTGCTTATCCGTAAATACAATACAAGCAAGAATTCCTTTGAATATATTTTTTTGATATAACAATAAATAATTCAAATAATTATCAATTAGTAACCCTGATTCATCAAAGTTCCAATGTCTATGATTAAAGTGAGAAACAAGTATCTTATATTTTTCAGCATAAATGGAGCTCTTGATATTTATATTGAATGCGATAAAATAAATAAACAACTGAATATTTCTATATTTACTAGTTGTGTATTTTTCAATCATTGTCTCATCTCTTAAGAATGTGAGACCACTGAGTTGATGTCCAAAATAGGAGATTTTTAAAACAGACTTAAATCCTGGTTTTAAGTAAGTTAGCTTATCTTTATCCCCATGAGCAATTTTTATATCACCATTAGAGTATAATCGAGAAGATCCAGGAATAATACAGCCTAAATCACGCCTTGTTGAAACTTGCTCGATAATAAATTCTAAATATTCATCAGGCAAATAATCATCATCTCCTAAAAACATGACCCATGGAGCAGTTGCAGCATATAAAGCATTAACAGCATTTATTTCTAAGCCCCTATTGCAATCCTGCTGTAACAAGCGAATTTTTAATGATGATTTCGCTATATATTCTTGAACGACTTTAACTGTATCATCACTTGAACAATTATCAGAAATAATAACTCCTACTTGAGTAGGATTGGGCAGTTTGGAGATTTGAGAGTTTAATAAATCAAGGTTTTTGATTAAAAACTTTTCTCGATTAAATGTTGGAATAAGGATTTCTAAGAGCATGTGAACCCTTCATATTTGATGTTGATTTTTAATCCAAACAAGCTGCTTTACTATACCATCATTTTTACTTAGTTGAGGCGACCATTGAATTAGATTCTTTACCTTACCTATATCTGCAACAAAGATCTTTTGATCAGAATGACGCCATTCTAATGATTTATACAATAACTTGACTTTCAATATTTCTTCCAAGTAATGAAATAGTTCGAGCAGGGACAAGCTATTATCCATCCCACCACCGATATTAAATATTTCGCCTTGGATTTTATCTCCAATTTCAAATGCCTGATGATACAGTCTAACCAAATCTTCTGCATGAAGAACATCTCGCACCTGCTTGCCATTTCCTGCAATGGTAAATGAATCAATGGACAAGCCATCTTTCATTCGTTTTTCCTGCTCGAGAGCTTGAGCAATAAACCATCCTACCCATCCCTGATCAAAGGTAGAAAACTGACGGCCACCAAAAATTGAAGAGTGACGAAAAACAATTGTTTTTAGGCCAAAATTTCGATGCCAATCGCGCATATATTGATCTGCAGCCCCCTTAGAACAACCATAGGGACTTGAGAAATCAAGAGGGTAAGTCTCATCTAAGCCACGGGGATAATCGGGAGCGACAAATCGAGTTTCTTCCTCAATAAAAACTAAATTTTTCAATTCTCCGTAAACCTTATTGGTACTTGAGTAAATGAGAGTTGCATCTGGAGAAAAGTGTCGAGTTGCCTCAAGAATATTAAATGTACCGACAACATTAGTTAAAAAATCTCTGTAAGGATCTGTCATTGAAGTTGTCATTGCAACTTGACCAGCCAAATGAGCAATTCGATCAAATCTTCCATGAGTCTTGAAAAAGTGCTCAACATCAATTTTATTGGCAACATCAAATTCTTCAATAGTTAACTGATTCTTAGCTGCTTTTTGATTCAGCCATTCCTTATTTTTCTCAGAGCCGAGACGAAAAAGCGCATCAATAATAAATACTTCAGCACCCTGATCTAAGTAAAAGGAGGCAATATTGCTACCCAAAAAACCACAACCACCTGTAACTAGAACTTTCATAGTGCTACCTCATCCATGCAACTATTTACTGATTCCGCTTCGTACATTAACTGTAGGGCAGTATTTAAAGAATACTTAGGATACCACCCAAGAGAGTTTAGTATTTCAGTCTTGGCCTGCGAAATCATTATTTCATTTTCTCTATAGGGTATCACACCAAAGTTAAGGTGTGAACTTGAGAGTGTAATTCGATGAATCATCTCAACTAATTCACGGATCGAAATTACATTACCTGTACCTACTTCAACTTGGATAAAATTACTATAAAGTTTTTCTACATTATTAAACAGAGACAAGTAAGCGGAAATGACATCATCAATATAAATAAAGTCTCTTTTTTGATCGCCAGGAGTAAGGTCAATAGACCTAAAGTTTTGAAGACACTTTTTCATGATGCTGGTTACAAATTTTGAGTCATCATCACCAGGCCCATAAATATGCTGTAGCTTAATGTTAATAAATTGTGTCTTTTTATTTTTTAGTAACTG
This genomic interval carries:
- a CDS encoding NAD-dependent epimerase/dehydratase family protein; the encoded protein is MKVLVTGGCGFLGSNIASFYLDQGAEVFIIDALFRLGSEKNKEWLNQKAAKNQLTIEEFDVANKIDVEHFFKTHGRFDRIAHLAGQVAMTTSMTDPYRDFLTNVVGTFNILEATRHFSPDATLIYSSTNKVYGELKNLVFIEEETRFVAPDYPRGLDETYPLDFSSPYGCSKGAADQYMRDWHRNFGLKTIVFRHSSIFGGRQFSTFDQGWVGWFIAQALEQEKRMKDGLSIDSFTIAGNGKQVRDVLHAEDLVRLYHQAFEIGDKIQGEIFNIGGGMDNSLSLLELFHYLEEILKVKLLYKSLEWRHSDQKIFVADIGKVKNLIQWSPQLSKNDGIVKQLVWIKNQHQI
- a CDS encoding glycosyltransferase family A protein, which gives rise to MLLEILIPTFNREKFLIKNLDLLNSQISKLPNPTQVGVIISDNCSSDDTVKVVQEYIAKSSLKIRLLQQDCNRGLEINAVNALYAATAPWVMFLGDDDYLPDEYLEFIIEQVSTRRDLGCIIPGSSRLYSNGDIKIAHGDKDKLTYLKPGFKSVLKISYFGHQLSGLTFLRDETMIEKYTTSKYRNIQLFIYFIAFNINIKSSIYAEKYKILVSHFNHRHWNFDESGLLIDNYLNYLLLYQKNIFKGILACIVFTDKQKWRLRIGSIKKSFRSLNNILHSNRIPISLKGALVAYFIYASSYSLFQRILR
- a CDS encoding acyltransferase, with product MFQFLLNFIFRVFDRFMRDYEKFKIKRMKSCFKSCGNNVEINNVAITPWPKVEVGDNVIINSYTNIFAGGGVIIGSGTLISSNCVIVSVTHPTNTTDRFNAECIRKPVTIGQNVWIGAGVIILPGVYIGNNSVIGAGAIVTKDVPSNTVVVGNPARILRTMEF
- a CDS encoding aldolase catalytic domain-containing protein → MIKLLDCTLRDGGYYNSWNFSQNLIHDYLQSMAAISVDYVELGFRGFPQDDFLGGCAYTTDTFIRSLTIPENLKIGVMVNASELIKYADGIIPALHQLFKPASDSPVSLVRIPCHYYEFEQTLLGCEWLKDQGYQVGINLMQVADRSLVEVQQLSQIASHYHLDVLYFADSMGSMNPKQTSQIIHALREGWSGDLGIHTHDNMGRALSNCVQAVKDGVTWIDGTVTGMGRGAGNVKTEYLVVELAEIRPNVSCNIIPLMELISNYFSPMQHEYGWGTNTYYYLAGKYGIHPTYIQEMLADNRYLDEDILGVIDHLKSSGGKRFSLNALNSARHFYTGEPIGTWSPKSLIAGRDVLILGTGPGVEVHQQALENFISSQHPIVIALNTQTHIASDLIDLRAACHPVRLLADCQEHLNLSQPLVIPYSMLSKDIRNELEGKELLDFGLVVQSETFKFEDNYCILPTSMVIAYSLAIATSGRAKKILLAGFDGYGSDDLRNHEMDYLLNLYSSTPGALPLVAITPTKYRIKRTSVYEVG
- a CDS encoding NAD-dependent epimerase/dehydratase family protein, whose amino-acid sequence is MTTVLVTGATGFLGSHLVRAFLGHGHQVVILKRSFSNTTRIENILSECIIYDIDQCELHQPFEDLKQIDIVVHTATCYGRNNESAATILRSNIEFPLDLLETAISFNINTFFNTDTILDSSLNYYALSKKHFLDWARQLLKNKKTQFINIKLQHIYGPGDDDSKFVTSIMKKCLQNFRSIDLTPGDQKRDFIYIDDVISAYLSLFNNVEKLYSNFIQVEVGTGNVISIRELVEMIHRITLSSSHLNFGVIPYRENEIMISQAKTEILNSLGWYPKYSLNTALQLMYEAESVNSCMDEVAL